The following nucleotide sequence is from Anolis sagrei isolate rAnoSag1 chromosome 11, rAnoSag1.mat, whole genome shotgun sequence.
ACTTCCCTGGCAGGGGGCGTGCCTGGCCAAGGACACGCCCACTCCAGGAGGCCACGCCCACCCGTTCTGGGAGTCTGGGAAAGAGACTTCCTGCCTATTGATATACACATTTATGAGTGCACTATAAGAAACATAACACCcagaaagcatatatatataatgtaacacaatataatactaataatgatcatatataacaatatatataacaatactataatatagtaTTGCTAAtatgttaaatatatatatatatgaaacaccagaaagcatgtgtgtatacatatactatatatatataaaaatatatatataattataatgtaacacagtattatactaataatacactataataatatatagtaatattgtaatatagtagtattagtattataatgggagcccccggtggcgcagtgggttaaagcactgagctgctgagcttgttgatcgaaaggtcgcaggttcgattccggggagcggcgtgagcttctgctgtcagccctagcttctgccaacctagcagttcgaaaacatgcaaatgtgagtagatcaataggtaccgctccggtgggaaggtaacggcgctccatgcagtcatgccagccacatgaccttggaggtgtctacggacaacgctggctcttcggcttagaaatggaaatgagcaccacaccccagagtcagacatgactggacttaatgtcaggggactacctttacttagtattataatattgtaatatagtattgctaatatattaaatatatatatatatatataattataatgtaacaatataatactaataatgatacactgtaataatatatataacaataatactgTAATATAGTAATGCTAAtatgttaaatatatatatttataagaaACATAATACCCAAAAagcatgtgtgtatacatatgctatatatatataattataatgtaacacaatattatactaataataatacacaataataatatatagtagtattgtaatatagtaatattagcattataatattgtaatatagtattGCTAATATTATTGGAcaattggccacggtagtccacgctctggttacatcccgtttagactactgcaacgctctctacgtggggttgcctttgaagacagctcggaagctccaactagtccaacgctcggcagccatgattttaacaggagcggagcgcagggagcatacaacccccctgttgcgccaactccactggctaccgatctgctaccgggctgaattcaaagtgctggcgttggcctttaaagccctaaacggttccggcccaagctacctatccgaccgcatctctgcctatgaacccaccaggactttgagatcttccggggagaccctgctctcgatcccgcctgcttctcaagctcggctggcagggacgagagatagggccttctcggtggtggctcctcggctgtggaacgcccttcctacggacattagactagcaccatctctaatggtattccgcacaaaggtcacccttgggctgagaattgcggtatataagcgaagtaaataaataaataaataaataaaggtgaagacctggctgtttgagcaggcgttcgaataattagtgcaatgattggttaatgaacactggaatggaacaatggatgacgaatctggaacaagtttttgatgacgagacgacagtgaataggtattgtagtaactgtttattaattgtgtaatgtgttaggttgttaactgtttctatactgtagcactgaatttttgctgttcgtatttgttgtgaaccgctgtgagtcaccttcgggctgagaacagcggtatataagtaaggtatatatatatatatatatatatatatatatatataatgtaacaatataatactaataatgatacactataataatatataacaataatataatatagtaatgctaatatattaaatatatataattatattataaatgtAACACAATATTATACTAACAATAATACACTGGAATAATGTAGATTAATATTGTAACATAGTAttgctaatatattaaatatatatataattataatgtaacaatataatactaataatgatacactataataatatataacaataataatgtaatatagtaatgctaatatattaaatacatatatataattataatataatactaataataatactctatgataatatatagtaatattgtaatatagtaatgcTAATATATTAAATCCATGGAGGGTAATAAAGAGTcaaaacctaaagcaaacctTTGCCTTTCCAGGCCGTCCTAGCAGCGCAGAGAAGAGGCGAAGACGTGGAGACCTCCAAGAAATGTAAGGAACCCTGAAGGAAAAGGCCcagccctagagttggaagggacccccaaaggccatccggtccagcccccttctgccaagcagaaaGACCCAATCCAAGTCCTCCTCACAGGTGGCCAGCCAGCCAAAGATAGGTGGCTATAGGTATGATTGAAAGATGATGGCTACAATGGAGAGATATGTGGTAGATCTTGTCACTGAATCCTAGATGTGGAAGGGACTCTCtcaagggccatctggtccaaactCCTTTTGCCAGTTCGAAAGGCACCAACCagaccctcctgacagatggccatccagccacagatattatagatattattgaAAGGAGAGGGTGATTGATATGCTAgattatgatatgatatgatatacgagtgtgtgtgcatgtgtatgtatatgttgggggtcggactggatgccctttggaggtcccttccaagtctaagATTCTATAtcgtatatatatacatataaaatcttatagttggaagggaccctcaaggaccatccagtccaaccattttctgccacaaaggaaggcacaatccaaaccctcccaacagatggccatacagccatagCTATGAttgaaaggagggagagagatacatagatacactggagtgtgtgtgtatgtgtgtttgtgtgtgtgtatgatatcCAGTCCTGTCTATCTATgattcccctgcggggtgagaagggcagaaaataaatactgtaaataaataaataaataaataaatatgtccctTATGATAGGCAGGGAGACAATCAAAATcatcccaacaaatggccatccagccatagatatgattgaaAGGAGGGAGATAtgacagataaatagatatttGATAtactagtatgtgtgtgtgtgtgtgtgtgtatgcatatatatgttcATGTGTATTTGATATAGAAtcgttgagttggaagggacccccaagggccaatCCAGTCCTGTCTATACCTTATGATAGGCAGTAAGACACAAACAaaatcctcccaacagatggcgaTCTAGCCATAAATATGATTGAAAGGAGGgagagatgatagataaatagatatgtgATATACcggtatttgtgtgtatgtgtgtatgattGATATAAAATCGTAGATTTGGAAagaacccccaagggccatccagtccaacccacttctgatAGGTAGGAAGAAACAATCAACAGCCTCCCCacagatggctattcagcctctgcttcaaaaccttccagagaaggagacttctccAGACTCAGGGCCACTGTATAGTCCACTACTGTATTGCTGTGCTCTAAAGGTCACCATGTCCAGCtaccttctgccaggcaggaaggcacagccCAAGCCCTCGTGACAGACAGGCATCCTTCTTGGTGTGCCCCATGCTGAGGCAGTTGCACAGCCACATGTGGGTCCCTCCTCGCAGGGGCGGCGGGCCAGAACAAGCAGCACTCCATCACCAAAAACACGGCGAAGCTGGACCGGGAGACGGAGGAGCTGCACCACGACCGGGTACCCCTTGAAGTGGGCAAGGTCATCCAGCAGGGCCGGCAAGGCAAGGGCCTCACTCAGAAGGACCTCGCCACGGTAAGAGGGCCGAAATTGTGGGGcggttgcactctctcagcctcaaaggaaaactgccccctctccccctccctggtTCATCTGAGGTCACCAATGGCTGGGCACAACACCCCTAAAGTGTTGTCTAGACATCAGACAAAGGGATCAGATCCCCCTTCTGCCATGAGGCgattgccatccagtccaaaccccttctgccttTGGCAGcttccgatccctcctgacagatgaccatccggcctctgcttcaaagcctccaaggtaGTGAGTTCCATGATTCTTGCAGCCAGAAGGTTCTAAAAACagcctctttcccctctttcagaAAATCAACGAGAAGCCCCAGGTCATCGCGGACTATGAATCGGGGAAGGCCATCCCCAACAACCAAGTGCTGGGCAAGATCGAGAGGGCCATCGGTGAGTGCGGTGCCTGGCTCtgcccattcccccccccccctcagggctttcctcctcctccagctgaaCCCCATTCCCATGCGATGATCCTTTTTCCCATTGACGGATGGATGTTTTCCTGGATACGTACATCCTTTTCAAAGTTGTTGCCCAAGATCTGTGTTGGTGGAAATGTCTGCACTTAGGGTGCATTGTGCAAGACGCACCTCTTATTCCAAATCTTTAATGTCATTGCTTTTCAACACTGGCAGAGCGAGATGTGTGCCTTTGGAAGCGAGAGAAGCCCAGGGCTGGGTTTAAATTATTGCATGGCCCAGTAGCAAAAGGAGGAATGGCTCTCCCTCCCTTGAAAGCACACTATTATGTGTTgtaaaagctttcatggctggaatcactaggttgctgtgagttttctgggctgtctggccatgttccagaagcattatctcctgacgttttgcccacatttaggCAAGTgattttatatgtctgtggaatgatgtccagggtgagaggacTCTTCACCaccacttgtctgttggaggaaagcgtcaatgttgcaattggccagcttgattagctttAAATAGCCTcacagctccaaagcctggctgatttcagcctgggggaatcctttgttggggatgaggatgccagccatagatgtgggtgaaacgtcaggagagaatgcttctggaacacggccatacagctcagaaaactcacagcaacacactatttatttttattattattattattatattattattattattattaggactagctgtacccgccacacgttgctgtggccaatcctctctccctatttctctcctcctttctttccttccttccttcccttttttctttcattctctccttccttcctcttccccccccccccaacttttatttcccttcctctttttcccctttcttccttttccaccaATTTTTGGACTACCAGCAGTCCTCCAGATCGATCtaactacctacctatctattaggcttgggcaatcaatggttctaaatggttctaaagtacttacaaaactaaagttctggtggtgaaaatttcagaactctaacaaaactttcaaaatttaattattatttcattattggtgattttaatgacagaaccaattaggaactgccatttattatgaaattttgaaagtttgttagagttctgaaattttcgccaccagaactttagttttgtaagtactttagaaccatttagaaccatggattgcccaagcctactatctatctctatcggggagttgcagtccaggaatacgaaactggaaatatgcagggattgggatgctctcaaagaaatcaaaggagaaGAAGGCTTGAAgcttgaaagcagtgcatttgCATCCTTCTCCTCCCCTAAAGGACCTggactaggggatgctgggagctgtagtctggaaaagagtgtggatatgctattgtgtgttttgtttgccagggaagAGTCATTTTTGGGCATGCGCTATAGTGTCTTTTTGCCTtgttaagtcccttccgctgtgtttttcagtatttttatgagtgatggtcattcattggcctgataggtgtattatgtccaaattttgtgttgattcgtccagtggtttttgaattatgtgaatcacacaaacgaacgttacatttttatttatatagattgcttccCCTTGAGAAATAGCTGCACTgtctagggatgatgggagttgttatCTTCCATTTGGGAGCTTTGCAAGCGCTGGGACAAAGGGCAACCGCTGAATATATATCTCAAAGGAGCTTTTTGCCAGTCTCTGCCTTCATTTCCAATCCCATTATCTCCAGACATTATTGCAAGGCGTTATGTGGCCAGTGGCAAGGCATTCTGGGAGGTGTCAGGCCCAGCAGCTTGTATTCCCGACCCAAAAGTCCCCCCTTCCTCATTGTTTCTTCCTTGTCTCCCAGGCCTCAAGCTCCGCGGGCGGGACATTGGGAAACCCCTCGAAAAGGGCCCCAAAGGGAACTGAGGACAAAGCCTCGAAGTCAGTGCGCCCCGACTGacccgcctcttcctcctcctccgaccAAGCGGCTTCCCTTCGAGCAGCTTCAACGTTGGAGCAAACCTCCAGGATTTCAGCCCTGcggttgttcttgttgttttgggaggggagggagggagaaacgtTTGTATAAACCTTTCCATTTGGGACATCCTCCGTCCCGCCTCTTTTCTCCTTCTGAAAGCGAGGTCGAGTGTCCGAAATCTAATAAAAAAAAGCTGCGACTTGAACCTGCCAGGGGCAAAAGAAACGGAGCAAAAGTcttctctttggggggggggggggtgttcaaagTTTTGAGTGGCTTTTGGGGGGGAAGGGTATGTGGTTCATGAATTGCTATGGTGGCCAATACACGCTTTGTCCCTTGATTAAACTGCGGGGCTGATCCCAAATGACCCTCTTCGCTGAATTTTGGGGTCAGGAAACGTTTTGCAACAGGGAAAGTTTTCCAAAGACCACCTAGTGGCTGGTTTTAGGCATTGGCATCAGTCATTTCCTGCAAATTCTGCAAAAGATGAAAGTATTACAAATACATAAAAAGAGGAAAGCACTAAATGCTTTGATTTTTCAATACTTATTTATATAAAAAGATCTCAAATGCAACACAGCCCTGTTTCCCGGTCTCTCAGCTGCCGAAACGAGGAGGAAACCCGaacctcagagagagagagatgtgcttCTTGCACAGAAGACCACTGGGCAGCGGGGTCAGCAAGAAGGGCTGCTGCAGGCCGGACTCTATTCCGCTTCCATCTCATTAGGCAGCGGTGGGATGGTGACTTGGTCCTGTTGAGCCAAGAGAGTAGGTTATTGGGATTTCATTAGGATCATTTATGTCCTGCttgaaaaggaagggggaggaccTTGTGCTTTCCCCACCTGGCacatgggggttggactggatggccccggggatcccttccaactcctaTTATGACTCTGGCTCTCGGTACGACCCATTGGTTTGCATTTtcagttgtattttattgtattttgttgtttgggcttggcatcatgtaagccgctctgagtccccattgaggagatggtggcggggtataaataaagaagaagaagaagatgatgatgatgatgatgatgatgatgatgatgattggtttgcattttcagttgtattttattgtattttgttgtttgggcttggcatcatgtaagccgctctgagtccccattgaggagatggtggcggggtataaataaagaagaagaagaagaagatgatgatgatgatgatgatgatgatgattattattattattattattattattattattattattattattgagacagCAAGGGTGAAATGAAGGAAATGCCAAAGAATGGGCCACCAATGCCATTTGGAATTGCTCTGGCCTTCCATGATGGAGAGAGGACATTGGTGCTTCTTTCCACTTGAGAGGAGCCATGTTACACATTGGGAAGGAGGCTGTAAGGAAGAGGGGAAGCtaaggcttcctttctgctgccttggagactaggatgcagtggAGCCATGGGCTCAAATGGCAAGGAAGGAGGTTCTgcttgaacatgaggaaaaacatcCTGACTGTCAAAGGAGCTGTTCAAAAGTGGAACTCACTTCCTTGGAGTCCattggaggctcctttggaggcttttaaatagatgttggagggccatctgttgggagggatcagactGCATTTTTATGtaacagaaggaggttggacaagatggcctttggaggtctcttccaactctaggattctgtggctCTATTATTATCTGATACgaaacaagattaatacacagcaaacaagatatttatgctggcttttgtattggatcacacgttggacacttccgaagtgtctaggactgtgtgatgtatcagtgaataatgcgtgcagatccaaatagggtggccttttgcagatggcagatagtaaatttgtcagcactgattgtgtgtATGTGCAGGCCAAGCTCTTTAGGcactgtgccgatcaccactgggaccaccttgactggcttgtgccagagtctttacagttcaatctttaaatcctcatatcatgtcaccttttccagttgttttaattattaaataattaatattaataattatttaataataattaaaataactgGAAACTAAGTTGTTTTAATTCTctacaatatgttctgtctacttgatctttatgaaacaaattgcattttACAGGGACTGGGTGGCTAACCATCAAGAGGGTTTTGTTTGTGTCTTTATGGCTGATTCTATGATAGATCTATCATACCTTTCTATCTACCATATCTatggttgaatggccatctgttgggagagattggatggtgccttcctgccacGCAACATGAGATTGGGctgagtctcttccaattctaatcTTCCCTCTCATTCATTTTTTTGTATGTGTGGGGATCACATTAGGGAgtcatccaactctaggattcaatactTGTATTtcaataatacatacatacacacacatgtatatatacacacacatataatatctcgatcatatctatggctggatggtcatctgtcaggattattttgtttgtgtctttctggcagaagggggttggactggatggctccttggggtcccttccaactctaggaattgTTTATatggcaaaaaaataataaaatttaaaatca
It contains:
- the EDF1 gene encoding endothelial differentiation-related factor 1; the encoded protein is MAESDWDAVTVLRKKGPSAAQAKSKQAVLAAQRRGEDVETSKKWAAGQNKQHSITKNTAKLDRETEELHHDRVPLEVGKVIQQGRQGKGLTQKDLATKINEKPQVIADYESGKAIPNNQVLGKIERAIGLKLRGRDIGKPLEKGPKGN